From one Triticum aestivum cultivar Chinese Spring chromosome 4B, IWGSC CS RefSeq v2.1, whole genome shotgun sequence genomic stretch:
- the LOC123089400 gene encoding uncharacterized protein At4g15970 → MAAPLWPRANESGGWPEQGGAGPGARRLATALLFLAAVALPCLVLYRAVAPGGVLVQPAARLPWLQAGAPPHDDDDVDLESESEDVRLERVLRAAAMANDTVILTTLNSAWAEPGSMVDVFLESFRLGEHTRELLDHLVIVSLDLAAHRRCKQIHPHCLAVATEGVDFSGQKNFMTDGYLRMMWRRIDFLRQVLEKGYSFIFTDTDIVWLRSPLPRLYAEGDFQIACDHFTGDPDDVLGNAPNGGFAYARANTETVELYRYWYAARERHPGLHDQDVLNLIKADRYLAEVGVRIRFLSTEFFGGLCEPSRNLSAVCTMHANCCVGLRRKIADLTLILHDWRSFMSLRGPDKRSAASWSVPRNCSLDKVEE, encoded by the exons ATGGCCGCGCCGCTGTGGCCGCGCGCCAATGAGAGCGGCGGCTGGCCGGAGCAGGGCGGCGCCGGGCCGGGGGCGAGGCGGCTGGCCACGGCGCTGCTGTTCCTGGCGGCCGTCGCGCTGCCGTGCCTCGTGCTGTACCGCGCCGTCGCGCCCGGCGGGGTGCTCGTCCAGCCCGCCGCCCGCCTGCCGTGGCTACAGGCCGGCGCGCCGCCGCACGACGACGACGACGTCGACCTG GAGAGCGAGAGCGAGGACGTGAGGCTGGAGCGAGTgctccgggcggcggcgatggCCAACGACACGGTGATCCTGACGACGCTCAACTCGGCGTGGGCGGAGCCGGGGTCCATGGTGGACGTGTTCCTGGAGAGCTTCCGGTTGGGCGAGCACACCCGGGAGCTGCTCGACCACCTCGTCATCGTCTCGCTCGACCTCGCGGCGCACCGCCGCTGCAAGCAGATCCACCCGCACTGCCTGGCGGTGGCCACGGAGGGCGTCGACTTCTCGGGGCAGAAGAACTTCATGACGGACGGGTACCTGCGGATGATGTGGCGCCGGATCGACTTCCTCCGGCAGGTCCTGGAGAAGGGCTACAGCTTCATCTTCACGGACACGGACATCGTGTGGCTGCGCAGCCCGCTGCCGCGCCTCTACGCCGAGGGGGACTTCCAGATCGCCTGCGACCACTTCACCGGCGACCCCGACGACGTCCTCGGCAACGCGCCCAACGGCGGCTTCGCCTACGCGCGCGCCAACACCGAGACGGTGGAGCTGTACCGCTACTGGTACGCGGCTAGGGAGCGCCACCCGGGCCTGCACGACCAGGACGTGCTCAACCTCATCAAGGCCGACCGCTACCTGGCCGAGGTGGGCGTCCGGATCAGGTTCCTCAGCACCGAATTCTTCGGGGGCCTCTGCGAGCCCAGCCGCAACCTCAGCGCCGTCTGCACCATGCACGCCAACTGCTGCGTCGGCCTCCGCCGCAAGATCGCCGACCTCACCCTCATCCTCCACGACTGGAGGAGCTTCATGTCGCTCAGGGGCCCCGACAAGCGCTCCGCCGCCTCATGGAGCGTGCCACGGAACTGCAG CCTGGATAAAGTGGAGGAGTAG